AGCATTGAATTAACGCTGTTACTGGATTCTTTCTTTTTTCCCTTTGAAGAGGTTTTTGTGGTTTTACAGACTTTGAACTTTGAAACAAGTACCTGCATGTCAGCGGAAATAGTTGATAACACCTGAGCTGAAGCTGCAAGCTCCTGCATTGATGCTGTCTGCTGCTGAATAGCTGCAGCAGTCTGCTGCGTCCCGGCTGCCGACTCTTCAGAGATAGTAGCAACTTCTTCAATAGACGTTACGACCTGGTCAATTGATGATGCCTGCTGTTCTGCCAGCGCTGCCATCATCTGGACCATTGTCATTATCTCTTCACCTGATCTGACAACCTTGCCAACAGAATCAACTGCCTCTTCAAGCGATTCATAACCAACAGCAACTTCGGTGTTTACCTGCTCCATTGAGGTAACAGCACCATTGGTTCCATCCTGCATCTCATGGATAAGAGTTGCAATTTGCTTTGCAGCATTACCGGAATCTTCTGCCAGTTTCCTTACTTCATCTGCAACAACAGCAAATCCACGTCCGTGTTCTCCTGCCCTTGCAGCCTCAATTGCAGCATTAAGAGCAAGCAGGTTCGTCTGGTCTGCAATGTTTGTAATAAGGTTAACTATTTCATCGATACGACTGGATTTCTCAGCCAGGTCGTTTATCTGTCTTGCAGAGTCACTGGAAGCAGTTCTAATGCTATCCATCTTGTGTTTCAGATTATTGGCAATAGTTCCCAGACTCTGAATAAGCTGATTTGAAGTGACCGAAGTCTCTGCAGTTTTGTTGGAGTTCTCTGCAACTTCCTGGACCGCATTTGTCATTTCATCCATGGATCTTGTAACCTGTTCGGTCTTTAAGGATTGTACCTGTGCACCTCTTGCCATCTCTTCAACAGTAGATGATATTTCTGTGGATGCCGAGGTAAGTTCACCGGATGATGCGGATATCTCTTCTGCCGTAGCAGCAACATTCTGTGCGGATTTTAGCATATTACTTACGATCTCATTCAAAGCCAGTCTGCAGTTCTCAACTCCCTCTGAAAGTTTTTTAAACTCTCCCACACCTTCAACTTCGACTTCCCTGGTCAGGTCATTGGACGCAATAGCCTCCAGAACTTCATTTGAATCCTCAATAATGGACTGCAATTGATTGCCGAACATGTTCAGTGTATCTGAGAGTTTCTTAAAATCACCATTCGTCTCAATAGTAGTTCTGCTGTTCAGTCTGCCTTCAGCATAATCAGCAATTATCCGGGAGGTTTCTTCGATCGGAGTTACAATTGCATCCAGGCAATTATTCACACCTTCAACGATCTTCCTGAAGTCTCCTCCATGTCTGGATCCATCAGCCCTGGTTTGCAGCTTGCCTTTAACACCTGCATCAGCAAGCATGATGGCATCTTCAACAAGCATGTTCACAGAATCTATACATAGATTGATGTTGTTCTTTATCTCGTTGAAATCTCCCCGGTACTCATCTGTTATCTTATCAGGAATATTACCTTTTGAGATACGGTCAATATATTCCGCTGCAACGTTAAGCGGTCCGATAACAGCATCCAGTGTGGAATTGACACCTTCGATTATAGTCCTGTAGTTACCTTCAAACATTGTCGGATCAGCACGCTCATCAAGTCTGCCTCCAATGGCTGCATTAACAAGGTTTTCAACACCTTTTGTTATCTCCATTTCCTTACTGATGTCAAGAACATATTCCAGACCACCGACCACTTCACCTTCCTTGTTACGTAATGCAGCACCTGTGTATCTTATTGGGATCGTTCCTCCCGGCAGGTTTGCTTTCGTGTCGCCAGTACAGATTTCTCCTGTATTCATGGCACGGGCAACCCTACATTCCTCTGTATTACAATGGGGTGTCTTGAAAAGATCAAAACATTTCTGACCGAGACATTCGCCGGTTGTACATCCAACCGCAGCAGCAGCTGTATTGTTCATGAACTGGACATTAAAATCATTATCAACGATCATTACCGGTGTTGGTATCTTTTCAAGGTAATCAACCTTGACCTTCGCATCTTCAATAGCATTCCGGACTTCAGTTTTGTCTACTACAATTTCAAGTGCACCAACAATATCCCCTTTCTGGTTTCTTATTGGAATACCATTATACTCAATGCACAACTCCTGTTCTCCCGGATGGGCAAATGTTTCACCGAGTTCACGTTCGTTAGATTTCATAGCCCTGGCGCAGGCACACTTTTCAGTAAGACAATCTCCGGTTTTGAAATGTTCATAACATTTTTCACCAAGCAACTGCTTTTTTGAAGTACCCAGAACATCAGCTCCTGCATCATTGATGTAAGAGATGTTGAAGTCCCTGTCAATCAGCATTACCGGAGCTGGTATGTGGTTTATATGACCAACTAATGTGTCAATAACCTGATTTATGTTATTGACAAGCTCACCATATTTTCCATCGAAAGCGTCAGCATTGCCTCTGGTATCTATCTTTCCTACAATTGCTGCATTGATAAGGGCACTTGTCTCTTCAAGAAGCATACTAAGGGAAGCGATACAAAGATTAAGGTTGTTCTTTATCTCGTTGAAATCACCTTTGTACTCATCAGTGATTATCTCAGGTATGTCACCTTTGGATATTCTGTCAACATATTCCGCTGTCACGTTCAGTGGACCTATCACAGCATCAAGGCAGTTGTTCACACCTTCAACAACCCTTCTGAAGTCTCCTGCATGTCTGCTTGCATCTGCTCTTGTATCCAGTTGACCTGCAATGCCTGCATTTGCCAGCACCATTGCATCTTCAACAAGTAAATTGACTGCATCAATACACTGGTTGAGGTTGTTCTTTATCTCATTGAAATCTCCCTTGTACTCATCGGTGATCTTATCAGGAATATCACCTTTTGATATTCTGTCAACATATTCAGCAGTAACATTAAGTGGACCTATCACAGCATCAAGGCAGTTGTTCACACCTTCAACAACCCTTCTGAAGTCTCCTGCATGTCTGCTTGCATCTGCCCTTGTATCAAGCTGTCCTTCAACTCCTGCATTTGCCAGCACCATTGCATCTTCAACAAGTAAATTGACCGCATCAATACACTGGTTGAGGTTGTTCTTTATCTCGTTGAAATCTCCCTTGTACTCATCTGTGATCTTGTCAGGAATATCGCCTTTTGATATTCTGTCCACATATTCTGCTGTAACATTAAGTGGACCTATCACAGCATCCAGACAGTTATTCACACCTTCTACAACTTTTCTGAAGTCTCCTGCATGTCTGCTTGCGTCAGCTCTTGTATCCAGTTGACCTGCAATGCCTGCATTTGCCAGCATAAGTGAATCTTCAACCAGGAAATTCACAGCATCTATGCACTTGTTGAGATTGTTCTTTATCTCGTTAAAATCTCCCTTGTATTCGTCTGTGATCTTCTCAGGAATGTCACCTTTTGATATGCGATCAATGTATTCAGCAGAAACATTAAGTGGACCTATCACAGCATCAAGAAGTTCGTTGATGCTGCCAAGTATTTCCTTTGAGGGACCATCAAAATTATCAGTTCTTCCTCTTGCGTCCAGCTTTCCATCAACAGCATTTTCCACAAGATCAGATATTTCATCAAGAAGAACTGCACTGTCGCATAATCTTGCGTTTTCTTCGAGCTCTTCAACTTTTGTGTTTATGTCTGAAAAGCTGTCTAGTAAAAGATTTATCTGCTCAGCAGCATTCTGATTTTCAGAGCGTGGTTGTGATTGCATTCTGGCATCTAAATTGCCACTCATAAACTG
The sequence above is a segment of the uncultured Methanolobus sp. genome. Coding sequences within it:
- a CDS encoding methyl-accepting chemotaxis protein produces the protein MFKKDTGFQSEIIEVLVQFMSGNLDARMQSQPRSENQNAAEQINLLLDSFSDINTKVEELEENARLCDSAVLLDEISDLVENAVDGKLDARGRTDNFDGPSKEILGSINELLDAVIGPLNVSAEYIDRISKGDIPEKITDEYKGDFNEIKNNLNKCIDAVNFLVEDSLMLANAGIAGQLDTRADASRHAGDFRKVVEGVNNCLDAVIGPLNVTAEYVDRISKGDIPDKITDEYKGDFNEIKNNLNQCIDAVNLLVEDAMVLANAGVEGQLDTRADASRHAGDFRRVVEGVNNCLDAVIGPLNVTAEYVDRISKGDIPDKITDEYKGDFNEIKNNLNQCIDAVNLLVEDAMVLANAGIAGQLDTRADASRHAGDFRRVVEGVNNCLDAVIGPLNVTAEYVDRISKGDIPEIITDEYKGDFNEIKNNLNLCIASLSMLLEETSALINAAIVGKIDTRGNADAFDGKYGELVNNINQVIDTLVGHINHIPAPVMLIDRDFNISYINDAGADVLGTSKKQLLGEKCYEHFKTGDCLTEKCACARAMKSNERELGETFAHPGEQELCIEYNGIPIRNQKGDIVGALEIVVDKTEVRNAIEDAKVKVDYLEKIPTPVMIVDNDFNVQFMNNTAAAAVGCTTGECLGQKCFDLFKTPHCNTEECRVARAMNTGEICTGDTKANLPGGTIPIRYTGAALRNKEGEVVGGLEYVLDISKEMEITKGVENLVNAAIGGRLDERADPTMFEGNYRTIIEGVNSTLDAVIGPLNVAAEYIDRISKGNIPDKITDEYRGDFNEIKNNINLCIDSVNMLVEDAIMLADAGVKGKLQTRADGSRHGGDFRKIVEGVNNCLDAIVTPIEETSRIIADYAEGRLNSRTTIETNGDFKKLSDTLNMFGNQLQSIIEDSNEVLEAIASNDLTREVEVEGVGEFKKLSEGVENCRLALNEIVSNMLKSAQNVAATAEEISASSGELTSASTEISSTVEEMARGAQVQSLKTEQVTRSMDEMTNAVQEVAENSNKTAETSVTSNQLIQSLGTIANNLKHKMDSIRTASSDSARQINDLAEKSSRIDEIVNLITNIADQTNLLALNAAIEAARAGEHGRGFAVVADEVRKLAEDSGNAAKQIATLIHEMQDGTNGAVTSMEQVNTEVAVGYESLEEAVDSVGKVVRSGEEIMTMVQMMAALAEQQASSIDQVVTSIEEVATISEESAAGTQQTAAAIQQQTASMQELAASAQVLSTISADMQVLVSKFKVCKTTKTSSKGKKKESSNSVNSMLV